The following are encoded together in the Pedobacter sp. D749 genome:
- a CDS encoding efflux RND transporter permease subunit, with product MNKFFISHKNPILAVLLIILVGGVYAFSELKTGLFPEITFPKIKIIADAELQPVDKMVVTVTRPLENAVKQVPDLQLVRSTTSRGSCELSAFMNPGADIDLSQQRIESQIAKISASLPAGVNISVEKMNPSILPVSGYSLESHNYSSVELKKIATYTVKPFLSQVDGVSEIRVIGGKSKEYWLELDVQKMQTLGIAPDQISNALSQTNFIKSNGYLTDHNYLYLSVTDATVKNKSDLENLVLSRKGNRNIKVIDVAKVNIQQSVEYTRINANGKDGILIAVIKQPNANLVDLSNEMFTKVEQLKRILPAGVSIKPYYVQADFVNESVKSVGDSLLIGLALAILVAIIFLRSFKASITILITIPVTLCLTIIVLYFIGYSLNIMTLGAIAAALGLIIDDAIVVVEQIHRTQEEHPEELSMRLLSKAVTYLFPAMLGSSISTIVIFVPFVLMTGVAGSYFQVMTNTMIITLVCSFFVTWIGLPVIYLLLTRKGGSHASSGKKVVVNEVKSQNWVRYFIQRPYISIMFMLGLIVSIVLVFPRLETGFLPEMDEGSIVLDYASPPGTSLEETDRMLKEVEKEIVKIPDVQAYSRRTGTQMGFFITEPNTGDYLIQLRHNRKKSTEQVIAEIRAHIENTQPALVIDFGQVIGDMLGDLMSSTQPIEVKIFGNDQEKLQGLSKKVADLVSHVGGTADVFDGIVLSGPTVNIQPNFTMLAQYGVTPVSFQSQLQTAMQGTLIGNLYDKQQLSPIRMVYPGSRTFGVADINKLKIFLPDGTAVPIQQMASVDLKAGIAEVARENLQTIGVVTSRLDNRDLGSVMKDLQKAVNANINLPSGYHIEYGGAYKEQQQSFSELLTILIASSLLVFSVILFLFKDFKIAFLILLISVLGISGSYLALFLTHTPLNVGSYTGLIMIVGIIGENAIFTFLQFKESLAKQSVDDAITFAISTRLRPKLMTALGAIIALMPLALGIGAGAQLHQPLAIAVIGGFIVAMPLLLIALPSLIRGIYK from the coding sequence ATGAACAAGTTTTTCATTTCCCATAAAAACCCAATCCTGGCAGTATTACTCATTATACTGGTTGGCGGAGTATATGCTTTCAGCGAGCTAAAAACAGGGCTTTTTCCAGAAATTACCTTTCCAAAGATCAAGATTATTGCCGATGCAGAATTACAGCCGGTTGATAAGATGGTGGTTACCGTAACACGGCCTTTAGAAAATGCGGTAAAACAAGTGCCCGATCTTCAGTTGGTTAGGAGTACCACCAGTAGGGGCAGTTGCGAACTTTCTGCATTTATGAACCCCGGTGCCGATATCGATCTAAGTCAGCAGCGGATAGAATCGCAGATTGCCAAAATTAGCGCTTCATTGCCAGCTGGGGTTAATATTTCGGTAGAGAAGATGAATCCGTCTATCCTTCCGGTAAGTGGCTACAGCTTAGAAAGTCACAATTATTCGTCTGTTGAACTGAAAAAAATTGCCACCTATACCGTAAAACCCTTTCTTTCGCAAGTTGATGGCGTTTCTGAGATCCGGGTAATTGGCGGCAAAAGCAAAGAATACTGGCTGGAGCTTGATGTACAGAAAATGCAGACACTAGGTATCGCCCCAGATCAGATCAGCAATGCACTCAGCCAAACCAATTTTATAAAATCTAACGGCTACCTCACCGATCACAATTATCTCTACCTATCTGTAACCGATGCTACTGTAAAAAACAAAAGCGATCTGGAAAATCTGGTATTGAGCAGAAAGGGCAACCGGAATATTAAGGTAATAGATGTTGCCAAGGTAAATATTCAGCAAAGTGTAGAATATACCCGCATCAATGCTAACGGAAAAGATGGAATCCTGATTGCAGTAATCAAACAACCTAATGCCAACCTGGTCGATCTTTCTAACGAAATGTTTACCAAAGTAGAACAATTGAAACGCATTCTACCAGCTGGTGTAAGCATTAAACCTTATTATGTACAGGCCGATTTTGTAAACGAATCGGTAAAAAGTGTAGGCGATAGCTTATTAATTGGTTTGGCATTGGCCATTTTGGTGGCTATTATTTTTCTAAGATCGTTCAAGGCAAGCATTACCATTTTAATTACCATCCCGGTTACACTTTGTTTAACCATAATTGTGCTCTATTTTATTGGGTATTCGCTCAATATCATGACCCTTGGTGCCATTGCTGCTGCCTTAGGTTTAATTATAGATGATGCTATAGTGGTGGTAGAGCAGATCCACCGCACACAAGAAGAACACCCCGAAGAGCTTAGCATGAGGTTATTGAGCAAGGCGGTGACTTATCTTTTTCCGGCCATGCTGGGTTCTTCTATCAGTACCATTGTGATATTCGTTCCCTTTGTACTGATGACGGGTGTTGCAGGTTCTTATTTTCAGGTGATGACCAATACCATGATCATTACCCTGGTTTGCTCGTTCTTTGTTACGTGGATTGGTTTACCTGTGATTTATCTTTTGCTTACCCGCAAAGGAGGTAGCCACGCATCATCGGGCAAAAAAGTAGTGGTAAATGAGGTTAAATCGCAAAACTGGGTGCGCTATTTTATACAAAGACCTTATATCTCGATCATGTTTATGCTCGGGTTGATTGTATCGATTGTGCTCGTTTTCCCACGTTTAGAAACCGGGTTCCTCCCCGAAATGGACGAAGGGAGTATTGTCTTGGATTATGCTTCGCCTCCAGGTACTTCGCTCGAAGAAACCGATAGAATGCTTAAAGAAGTAGAAAAGGAAATTGTTAAAATTCCAGATGTTCAGGCGTATTCGCGAAGAACAGGAACGCAGATGGGCTTTTTTATTACCGAGCCAAATACCGGCGATTACCTGATCCAACTGAGACATAACAGAAAAAAAAGCACCGAACAGGTGATCGCGGAGATACGCGCGCATATCGAAAATACACAACCAGCTTTAGTAATCGATTTCGGGCAGGTAATTGGCGATATGCTGGGCGATTTAATGAGTTCTACACAGCCAATCGAGGTGAAAATTTTTGGCAACGACCAGGAAAAACTACAGGGTTTATCTAAAAAGGTAGCCGATCTGGTTTCGCATGTAGGTGGTACAGCCGATGTGTTTGACGGTATTGTACTCTCCGGGCCAACGGTAAATATCCAGCCCAATTTTACTATGCTGGCACAATATGGTGTTACTCCGGTGTCCTTTCAATCGCAGCTTCAAACCGCCATGCAGGGAACCTTAATTGGCAATTTATACGATAAACAACAGCTTTCGCCCATTCGCATGGTTTATCCCGGAAGCAGAACTTTTGGCGTGGCAGATATCAACAAGCTTAAAATTTTCTTACCAGATGGAACAGCAGTGCCCATTCAGCAAATGGCCAGTGTTGATCTTAAAGCTGGAATTGCCGAAGTAGCAAGAGAAAACCTGCAAACCATTGGGGTAGTTACCTCAAGGCTCGATAACCGGGATCTTGGAAGTGTAATGAAAGATCTTCAGAAAGCCGTTAATGCCAACATAAACCTGCCTTCGGGTTACCACATCGAATATGGCGGTGCATATAAAGAACAGCAACAATCGTTCTCCGAACTGCTCACCATTCTTATCGCATCGAGTTTGTTGGTGTTTAGTGTAATCTTATTTCTGTTTAAAGATTTTAAAATTGCCTTTCTCATTTTATTAATCTCGGTGCTGGGCATTTCTGGGAGTTATTTAGCCTTGTTTTTAACCCATACCCCCTTAAACGTAGGAAGTTACACCGGGTTAATTATGATTGTGGGCATCATTGGCGAGAATGCTATATTTACCTTTTTACAGTTTAAAGAATCTCTTGCCAAACAAAGTGTTGATGATGCCATAACCTTTGCCATTTCTACCCGGTTACGGCCAAAATTAATGACTGCACTTGGGGCAATTATCGCCTTAATGCCTTTGGCTTTAGGTATCGGTGCTGGTGCACAGCTGCATCAACCATTGGCCATTGCTGTTATTGGTGGTTTTATAGTAGCCATGCCTTTATTGCTCATTGCTTTACCAAGCTTGATCAGGGGAATTTATAAATAG